In one Inquilinus sp. Marseille-Q2685 genomic region, the following are encoded:
- the kdpB gene encoding potassium-transporting ATPase subunit KdpB: MGPAAFDAIRKLDPRVMWRNPVMFVVETVAALTTVLLLRDIAAGAAGIGFTIQIVLWLWFTVLFANFAEAVAEGRGKAQAESLRRTRTDTVAKRLRDAAGRDTEPVPALSLRQGDLVLVEAGDLIPSDGEVIEGIASVDESAITGESAPVIRESGGDRSAVTGGTRVLSDWVKVRITAAQGSTFLDRMISLVEGAQRQKTPNEIALNILLAGLTIIFVFATVTIPSFAAYAGGSISVVVLVALFVTLIPTTIGALLSAIGIAGMDRLVRFNVLAMSGRAVEAAGDVDTLLLDKTGTITLGNRLATEFVPLPGVTEAELADAAQLSSLSDETPEGRSVVVLAKEKYGLRAREVGRMHAQFVPFTAQTRMSGVDVEGSVIRKGAVDAVIAHVREMAGNPRLAMPKELEQITERIAKAGGTPLAVAKDGRPLGVIHLKDVVKGGIRERFAELRRMGIRTVMITGDNPLTAAAIAAEAGVDDFLAQATPEAKLALIREEQGKGRLVAMCGDGTNDAPALAQADVGVAMQTGTVAAREAGNMVDLDSDPTKLIEVVGIGKQLLITRGALTTFSIANDVAKYFAIIPAMFLAFYPQLGVLNVMDLHSPQSAILSAIIFNALIIIALIPLALRGVRYRALSAAALLRRNLLIYGLGGLVIPFVGIKAIDLIVTALGLA; this comes from the coding sequence ATGGGCCCGGCCGCGTTCGACGCGATCCGCAAGCTCGACCCGCGCGTGATGTGGCGCAACCCAGTGATGTTCGTGGTCGAGACCGTCGCGGCCCTGACCACGGTGCTGCTGCTGCGCGACATCGCCGCCGGCGCGGCCGGCATCGGCTTCACCATCCAGATCGTGCTCTGGCTCTGGTTCACCGTGCTGTTCGCCAACTTCGCCGAGGCGGTGGCCGAGGGCCGCGGCAAGGCCCAGGCGGAAAGCCTGCGCCGCACCCGGACCGACACCGTGGCCAAGCGGCTGCGCGACGCCGCCGGCCGCGACACCGAGCCGGTGCCGGCCCTCTCTCTGCGCCAGGGCGATCTGGTGCTGGTCGAGGCCGGCGACCTGATTCCGTCGGATGGCGAGGTGATCGAGGGCATCGCCTCGGTCGACGAAAGCGCGATCACGGGCGAGTCCGCCCCGGTGATCCGGGAGTCCGGCGGCGACCGGTCGGCCGTCACCGGCGGTACGCGCGTGCTGTCGGACTGGGTCAAGGTGCGCATCACCGCGGCCCAGGGGTCGACCTTCCTCGACCGCATGATCTCGCTGGTCGAAGGCGCGCAGCGGCAGAAGACGCCGAACGAGATCGCGCTGAACATCCTGCTGGCCGGCCTGACGATCATCTTCGTCTTCGCCACGGTCACCATCCCCAGCTTCGCCGCCTATGCCGGCGGGTCGATCTCGGTGGTGGTGCTTGTGGCGCTGTTCGTCACCCTGATCCCGACCACGATCGGCGCGCTGCTGTCCGCCATCGGCATCGCCGGCATGGACCGGCTGGTGCGCTTCAACGTGCTGGCCATGTCCGGCCGCGCGGTCGAGGCGGCGGGCGATGTCGACACGCTGCTGCTCGACAAGACCGGCACCATCACGCTCGGCAACCGCCTGGCCACCGAGTTCGTGCCGCTGCCCGGCGTCACCGAGGCCGAGCTGGCGGACGCCGCCCAGCTCTCCTCCCTCAGCGACGAGACGCCGGAGGGCCGTTCGGTCGTGGTGCTGGCCAAGGAGAAGTACGGGCTGCGGGCCCGCGAGGTCGGCCGCATGCACGCCCAGTTCGTGCCCTTCACCGCGCAGACGCGGATGAGCGGCGTGGACGTCGAGGGCTCGGTCATCCGCAAGGGCGCGGTCGACGCCGTCATCGCCCATGTCCGCGAGATGGCCGGCAACCCGCGCCTGGCCATGCCGAAGGAGCTGGAGCAGATCACCGAGCGCATCGCCAAGGCCGGCGGCACGCCGCTGGCGGTGGCGAAGGACGGCCGGCCGCTCGGCGTCATCCACCTGAAGGACGTGGTCAAGGGCGGCATCCGCGAGCGCTTCGCCGAGCTGCGGCGGATGGGCATCCGCACCGTCATGATCACTGGCGACAACCCGCTGACCGCCGCGGCGATCGCGGCCGAGGCCGGGGTCGACGACTTCCTGGCCCAGGCGACGCCGGAGGCCAAGCTGGCGCTGATCCGCGAGGAGCAGGGCAAGGGGCGCCTCGTCGCCATGTGCGGCGACGGCACCAACGACGCCCCGGCCCTCGCCCAGGCCGATGTCGGCGTGGCGATGCAGACCGGCACGGTGGCGGCGCGCGAGGCCGGCAACATGGTCGACCTGGACAGCGACCCGACCAAGCTGATCGAGGTGGTGGGCATCGGCAAGCAGCTGCTGATCACCCGCGGCGCCCTGACCACCTTCTCGATCGCCAACGACGTGGCCAAGTACTTCGCCATCATCCCGGCGATGTTCCTGGCCTTCTACCCGCAGCTCGGGGTGCTCAACGTCATGGATCTGCACTCGCCGCAGAGCGCGATCCTGTCGGCGATCATCTTCAACGCGCTGATCATCATCGCCCTGATCCCGCTGGCGCTGCGCGGCGTCCGCTACCGGGCGCTGAGCGCGGCCGCGCTGCTGCGGCGCAACCTTCTGATCTACGGCCTGGGCGGCCTCGTCATCCCGTTCGTCGGGATCAAGGCGATCGACCTGATCGTCACCGCCCTAGGCCTGGCGTGA
- the kdpC gene encoding potassium-transporting ATPase subunit KdpC, translating to MLNQIRPALVMVVLLTILTGIAYPFAMTGVAQGLFPGQANGSLVKRADGTVIGAALIGQDFTSEKYFHGRISATSGTDPNDPTKSVAQPYNAANSAGSNLGPTSQALADRVKGDVDALAAQGIRNPPADMVTSSASGLDPDISPANAELQVARVAAARGLPPDQVRQAVQAATSGRLLGLIGEPRVNVLQLNMALDGLKTP from the coding sequence ATGCTGAACCAGATCCGACCCGCCTTGGTGATGGTCGTCCTGCTGACGATCCTCACCGGCATCGCCTACCCCTTCGCCATGACCGGCGTCGCCCAGGGGCTGTTCCCCGGCCAGGCCAATGGCAGCCTGGTGAAGCGCGCCGACGGCACCGTCATCGGCGCCGCCCTGATCGGCCAGGACTTCACCAGCGAGAAGTACTTCCACGGCCGCATCTCGGCGACCTCGGGCACCGACCCGAACGACCCGACCAAGTCGGTCGCGCAGCCCTACAACGCCGCCAACTCGGCCGGCTCCAACCTCGGCCCCACCAGCCAGGCCCTGGCCGACCGGGTGAAGGGCGATGTCGACGCGCTGGCGGCGCAGGGCATCCGCAACCCGCCGGCCGACATGGTCACCAGCTCGGCCTCCGGCCTCGACCCGGACATCAGCCCGGCCAATGCCGAGCTGCAGGTCGCCCGCGTCGCCGCCGCCCGCGGCCTGCCGCCCGACCAAGTGCGCCAGGCGGTGCAGGCCGCGACCAGCGGCCGGCTGCTGGGGCTGATCGGCGAGCCGCGGGTCAACGTCCTGCAGCTCAACATGGCGCTGGACGGGCTGAAGACGCCTTAG
- the kdpF gene encoding K(+)-transporting ATPase subunit F — protein MTFDLILGGIVSALLLGYLVYALVRPEKF, from the coding sequence ATGACCTTCGATCTCATCCTCGGCGGCATCGTATCCGCGCTGCTGCTCGGCTACCTCGTCTACGCCCTCGTCCGCCCCGAGAAGTTCTGA
- a CDS encoding DUF1194 domain-containing protein, whose product MRFGIVGFGLVFTLLLPTAPAAAQDQPVDLELVLAVDVSRSMDDDEQALQRDGYVSALTHPEVIDAITSGVHGRIAITYVEWAGAGSQAVILPWRLIDGAAAARTAAADLSESFGTVMRRGTSISGALLFTVGLFDNNGFEGLRRTIDISGDGPNNAGWPVAGPREMALAKGITINGLPIILKRGGFGGLPEPEMLDAYYRDCVIGGPGAFTVPVRSTAQFAEAIRRKLVLEIAGNAPGAIPVAFVPAQSGDTDCMIGEKTRPRWLDQDQR is encoded by the coding sequence ATGCGCTTCGGCATCGTCGGATTCGGCCTGGTCTTCACCCTGCTCCTGCCGACGGCGCCCGCCGCGGCCCAGGACCAGCCGGTCGACCTCGAGCTGGTGCTCGCGGTCGATGTCTCGCGCTCGATGGACGACGACGAGCAGGCGCTGCAGCGCGACGGCTATGTCAGCGCCCTCACCCATCCCGAGGTGATCGACGCCATCACCTCCGGCGTCCACGGCCGCATCGCCATCACCTATGTCGAATGGGCCGGCGCCGGTTCCCAGGCCGTGATCCTGCCCTGGCGGCTGATCGACGGCGCCGCGGCGGCCCGCACGGCGGCGGCCGACCTGTCCGAGAGCTTCGGCACGGTGATGCGGCGCGGCACCTCGATCTCCGGCGCGCTCTTGTTCACCGTCGGGCTGTTCGACAACAATGGCTTCGAGGGCCTCCGCCGCACCATCGACATCTCCGGCGACGGGCCGAACAACGCCGGGTGGCCGGTGGCCGGCCCGCGCGAGATGGCGCTGGCGAAGGGCATCACCATCAACGGCCTGCCGATCATCCTGAAGCGCGGCGGCTTCGGCGGCCTGCCGGAGCCCGAGATGCTCGACGCCTATTACCGCGACTGCGTGATCGGCGGCCCCGGCGCCTTCACCGTGCCGGTGCGCAGCACGGCCCAGTTCGCCGAGGCGATCCGGCGCAAGCTGGTGCTGGAGATCGCCGGCAACGCTCCGGGGGCGATCCCCGTCGCCTTCGTCCCGGCCCAGTCCGGCGACACCGACTGCATGATCGGCGAGAAGACCCGGCCGCGCTGGCTAGACCAGGACCAGCGGTAG
- the kdpA gene encoding potassium-transporting ATPase subunit KdpA yields MTLNGWIQIALFCAIVILITRPLGGYMARVFAGERTFLSPVLLPVERLFYAAAGVREDREQHWTGYAFGMLIFSLAGFVLLYALQRFQDVLPLNPAGMSAVPEGLAFNTAVSFVTNTNWQSYGGESTMGYLVQMAGLTVQNFVSAATGIALAIALVRGFARRSAQTIGNFWVDLTRATLYVLLPICVVATIFFVWQGVPQNLGTTVDATTLEGAHQTIAQGPVASQLAIKMLGTNGGGFFNANSAHPYENPTALSNLVQMLLIFAIGAGLTNTFGRMVGNEKQGWAIFAAMGVLFLAGVFVAYWQEAGGGHLLASLGVDTTLGNMEGKEVRFGEALSALFAVVTTAASCGAIIAQHDSLTALGGMVPLVNMMLGEVIIGGVGAGLYGMLLFVIEAIFVAGLMVGRTPEYVGKKIEAKEVKMTMLALLILPASMLGFTALAVSTQAGLAGILNPGPHGFSEVLYAYTSGTANNGSAFGGLTATSLFYTVTLGFAMLIGRFLMIVPMLAVAGSLAAKRSLPPSSGTFPTTGPLFVALLIGVVLIMGGLTFFPALALGPVVDHLAASAGTLF; encoded by the coding sequence ATGACCCTCAACGGCTGGATCCAGATCGCGCTGTTCTGCGCGATCGTCATCCTGATCACGCGCCCGCTCGGCGGCTACATGGCCCGGGTCTTCGCGGGCGAGCGCACCTTCCTCTCTCCCGTCCTCCTCCCGGTCGAGCGCCTGTTCTACGCCGCCGCCGGCGTGCGCGAGGACCGCGAGCAGCACTGGACCGGCTATGCCTTCGGCATGCTGATCTTCAGCCTGGCCGGCTTCGTCCTGCTCTATGCGCTGCAGCGCTTCCAGGACGTGCTGCCGCTGAACCCGGCCGGGATGTCGGCGGTGCCGGAGGGCCTCGCCTTCAACACCGCGGTCAGCTTCGTCACCAACACCAACTGGCAGTCCTATGGCGGCGAAAGCACCATGGGCTACCTGGTGCAGATGGCCGGGCTGACGGTGCAGAACTTCGTCTCGGCCGCGACCGGCATCGCGCTCGCCATCGCGCTGGTGCGCGGCTTCGCCCGCCGCTCGGCCCAGACCATCGGCAATTTCTGGGTCGACCTGACCCGGGCCACGCTCTACGTGCTGCTGCCGATCTGCGTCGTCGCCACGATCTTCTTCGTCTGGCAGGGCGTGCCGCAGAACCTCGGCACCACTGTCGACGCCACCACGCTGGAGGGCGCGCACCAGACCATCGCCCAGGGGCCGGTGGCCTCGCAGCTGGCGATCAAGATGCTGGGCACCAATGGCGGCGGCTTCTTCAACGCCAACTCGGCCCATCCCTACGAGAACCCGACCGCGCTGTCGAACCTGGTGCAGATGCTGCTGATCTTCGCGATCGGAGCCGGCCTGACCAACACCTTCGGCCGCATGGTCGGCAACGAGAAGCAGGGCTGGGCGATCTTCGCCGCCATGGGCGTGCTGTTCCTGGCCGGCGTCTTCGTCGCCTACTGGCAGGAAGCCGGCGGCGGCCATCTGCTGGCCTCGCTCGGCGTCGACACCACCCTCGGCAACATGGAGGGCAAGGAGGTCCGCTTCGGCGAGGCGCTGTCGGCCCTGTTCGCCGTGGTCACCACCGCGGCGTCCTGCGGCGCGATCATCGCGCAGCACGACAGCCTCACCGCGCTCGGCGGCATGGTGCCGCTGGTCAACATGATGCTGGGCGAGGTGATCATCGGCGGCGTCGGCGCCGGCCTGTACGGCATGCTGCTGTTCGTGATCGAGGCGATCTTCGTCGCCGGGCTGATGGTCGGCCGCACGCCGGAATATGTCGGCAAGAAGATCGAGGCCAAGGAGGTCAAGATGACCATGCTGGCCCTCCTGATCCTGCCGGCGTCGATGCTCGGCTTCACCGCGCTGGCGGTGTCGACCCAGGCCGGCCTGGCCGGCATCCTCAACCCGGGGCCGCACGGCTTCAGCGAGGTGCTGTACGCCTACACCTCGGGCACGGCGAACAACGGCTCGGCCTTCGGCGGCCTGACCGCGACCTCGCTGTTCTACACCGTGACCCTCGGCTTCGCGATGCTGATCGGCCGCTTCCTGATGATCGTGCCGATGCTGGCCGTCGCCGGATCGCTCGCCGCCAAGCGCAGCCTGCCCCCGTCCTCCGGCACCTTCCCGACCACCGGGCCGCTCTTCGTCGCCCTGCTGATCGGCGTGGTGCTGATCATGGGCGGCCTGACCTTCTTCCCGGCGCTGGCGCTGGGCCCGGTGGTGGACCACTTGGCCGCCTCCGCCGGCACCCTGTTCTGA
- a CDS encoding response regulator: MTTPDTRPAPRILIIDDEPQIRRFLKISLAADGYAPIEAANGAEGLERVVQDRPDLVILDLGLPDIDGQQVLSRIRELSAVPVIVLSVRAGEAEKVEALDRGANDYVTKPFGIAELTARLRAALRRGGQEDAAAEAVIEAGPLTVDVPHRRVRFEGREIRLSKKEFEILRLLAAHHGRVVTHQKILREVWGPAHIDAMQYLRVYVGQLRQKLGDDPARPRLIATEAGVGYRLVVEG; the protein is encoded by the coding sequence ATGACGACGCCCGACACCCGTCCCGCACCGCGCATCCTGATCATCGACGACGAGCCGCAGATCCGCCGCTTCCTCAAGATCAGCCTGGCTGCCGACGGCTACGCCCCGATCGAGGCGGCGAACGGTGCCGAGGGGCTGGAGCGGGTGGTGCAGGACCGGCCCGACCTGGTGATCCTCGACCTCGGGCTGCCCGACATCGACGGCCAGCAGGTGCTGAGCCGGATCCGCGAGCTGTCGGCGGTGCCGGTGATCGTGCTGTCGGTCCGCGCCGGCGAGGCGGAGAAGGTGGAGGCGCTGGACCGCGGCGCCAACGACTACGTCACCAAGCCCTTCGGCATCGCCGAGCTGACCGCCCGGCTGCGCGCCGCCCTGCGCCGCGGCGGCCAGGAGGACGCGGCGGCGGAGGCGGTGATCGAGGCCGGGCCGCTGACCGTCGACGTGCCGCACCGCCGGGTGCGCTTCGAGGGGCGGGAGATCCGCCTGTCGAAGAAGGAGTTCGAGATCCTGCGCCTCTTGGCCGCCCATCACGGCCGGGTGGTGACGCACCAGAAGATCCTGCGCGAGGTCTGGGGCCCGGCCCATATCGACGCGATGCAGTATCTGCGCGTCTATGTCGGCCAGCTGCGCCAGAAGCTGGGCGACGACCCGGCCCGGCCGCGGCTGATCGCGACCGAGGCCGGGGTCGGCTACCGGCTGGTGGTGGAGGGATAG
- a CDS encoding DUF4440 domain-containing protein, with protein MTHAADHAIRQRREAFNRALAKADLKAIGPILAQDAILVTGTDSAVISGCKAQLAAWEREFAASLRTIYTRTPDTILVSPVEPIALEHGRWQGVTAAGGLPLASGTYTAKWRRISADWVIEAEIYLTLA; from the coding sequence ATGACTCATGCCGCCGATCACGCCATCCGCCAGCGGCGCGAGGCCTTCAACCGCGCTCTGGCCAAGGCGGACCTCAAGGCCATCGGTCCGATTCTGGCCCAGGACGCCATTCTGGTCACGGGCACGGACAGCGCCGTCATCTCCGGCTGCAAGGCCCAACTCGCGGCATGGGAACGCGAATTCGCCGCGTCCCTGCGCACGATCTACACCCGCACCCCCGACACCATCCTGGTCTCGCCGGTCGAGCCCATAGCCCTGGAGCACGGGCGCTGGCAAGGCGTCACCGCCGCCGGCGGCCTGCCGCTCGCCTCCGGCACCTACACCGCCAAATGGCGCAGGATCAGCGCGGATTGGGTGATCGAGGCCGAGATCTACCTCACCCTCGCCTGA
- a CDS encoding alcohol dehydrogenase catalytic domain-containing protein encodes MEALVFDRFGGPEVLDYRSLPDPPVPPGHVQLALRAAGLNFADLHRRRGAYRLAGSAPHIAGYEGAGEVVALGDGVEGIRLGDRIGFADVPFANATRVTVPVDRAIPLPDDVGFREAAAILLQGLTAQYLVADSAPVRAGARVLVHAAAGGSGSCWCRWPGGAAPPSSPSPRRRRRRRSPWRGARITA; translated from the coding sequence ATGGAAGCGCTCGTGTTCGACCGGTTCGGCGGCCCCGAGGTGCTGGACTACCGGAGCCTGCCCGACCCGCCGGTGCCGCCGGGCCATGTCCAGCTGGCGCTGCGGGCGGCGGGGCTGAACTTCGCCGACCTGCACCGCCGCCGCGGAGCTTACCGCCTGGCCGGCAGCGCGCCGCACATCGCCGGCTACGAGGGCGCGGGCGAGGTGGTGGCGCTGGGCGACGGGGTCGAGGGCATCCGCCTCGGCGACCGCATCGGCTTCGCCGACGTGCCCTTCGCCAACGCCACCCGCGTGACCGTGCCGGTGGACCGCGCGATCCCGCTGCCGGACGACGTCGGCTTCCGCGAGGCCGCGGCGATCCTGCTGCAGGGGCTGACAGCGCAGTACCTGGTGGCGGACAGCGCCCCGGTCCGCGCCGGCGCCAGGGTGCTGGTCCATGCCGCCGCGGGCGGGTCGGGCAGTTGCTGGTGCAGATGGCCAGGCGGCGCGGCGCCACCGTCATCGCCCTCGCCTCGACGCCGCAGAAGGCGGCGTTCGCCGTGGCGCGGGGCGCGGATCACGGCCTGA
- the rpsU gene encoding 30S ribosomal protein S21, translating to MQVLVRDNNIDQALRVLKKRMQREGIFREMKQRRNYEKPSERRIREEAEAVRRQRKALRKRMQIQGY from the coding sequence ATGCAGGTGCTCGTCCGCGACAACAACATCGACCAGGCGCTGCGCGTCCTCAAGAAGCGTATGCAGCGCGAAGGCATCTTTCGCGAGATGAAGCAGCGTCGGAACTACGAAAAGCCGTCCGAGCGCCGCATCCGCGAGGAAGCCGAAGCCGTCCGCCGCCAGCGCAAGGCGCTGCGCAAGCGGATGCAGATCCAGGGCTACTGA
- a CDS encoding sensor histidine kinase KdpD yields MSLTDRSDDDHRPSPEALLEAVAKTRGRLKIFLGAAPGVGKTYEMLSQGAARRRDGLDVVIGVVETHGRAETQALVAGFEIIPRRRAEHRGRMLEEMDLDAILARKPALVLVDELAHTNAPGSRHDKRYQDVEEILAAGIDVWTTLNIQHVESLNDVVAQITRIRVRETVPDSWIDGADEIELIDLTPEDLQKRLAEGKVYIRDQARRAVDHFFKPGNLTALRELALRRTAQRVDDQMLGYMRAHAITGPWAAGDRIMVCVSEAPNSEALVRYARRVADRLGARWVAVYIEGSRHHRLGEAERDRIARALLLAEKLGGETVTIPANDIVAELLTYARRNNITQIVIGKSDRPRWFEMLHGSVVHELVRKAGSISVHVMAGEEVQPGEERIQTRPADAGLDLRPYLVAAVGVAATTAAAHLVAFVATTNSIALVFLIPVLFCAARYGLGPSIFASLLSVLAVNFFFLAPLYSLVIADPSNVTTLVFFLVVAVVTSNLQSRARLQARAAAARARATAELYGFSRKLAAIASADDLLWAAAYQIAAMLKLRVVILMPQDGSLQVVAGYPPEDRIDEPERAAAQWSWANDRPAGRGADTLPGGKWLFLPWRTASAQIGVIGIDRDQPGPLLSPDDQRLLDSLMDQAAVAIERVRLAKDVDEVRVVAETERLRAALLTSISHDLRTPLASIIGGISSLRRYDATLDPAARTELMETVEDEAERLNRFVGNLLDMTRLESGVLQPKLEATEVADVVGAAAERSRALVARHRLVLDVAPGLPLYLLDPILLEQVLVNLIDNAAKYAPAGTTVTVSARDEKGLAIRVLDEGDGIPEDKLEAIFDKFHRIQQGDSAQAGTGLGLAICRGFVETMGGRITAGNRGDRRGAVFTVTFPPDLAAPALPGTSMGV; encoded by the coding sequence ATGTCACTGACCGATCGGTCCGACGACGATCATCGTCCCTCGCCGGAAGCTCTGCTCGAGGCGGTCGCGAAGACCCGCGGCCGCCTCAAGATCTTCCTCGGGGCGGCGCCCGGCGTCGGCAAGACCTACGAGATGCTGTCCCAGGGCGCCGCGCGGCGGCGCGACGGGCTGGACGTCGTCATCGGCGTGGTCGAGACCCATGGCAGGGCCGAGACCCAGGCACTCGTCGCCGGCTTCGAGATCATCCCCCGCCGCCGGGCCGAGCATCGCGGCCGGATGCTGGAGGAGATGGACCTCGACGCCATCCTGGCGCGCAAGCCGGCCCTGGTGCTGGTGGACGAGCTGGCGCACACCAACGCCCCCGGCAGCCGGCACGACAAGCGCTACCAGGATGTCGAGGAGATCCTGGCCGCCGGCATCGACGTCTGGACCACGCTGAACATCCAGCATGTCGAGAGCCTGAACGACGTCGTCGCCCAGATCACCCGCATCCGGGTGCGCGAGACGGTGCCCGATTCCTGGATTGACGGCGCCGACGAGATCGAGCTGATCGACCTGACGCCGGAGGACCTGCAGAAGCGGCTGGCCGAGGGCAAGGTCTATATCCGAGACCAGGCCCGGCGGGCGGTGGACCATTTCTTCAAGCCCGGCAACCTGACGGCGCTGCGCGAGCTGGCGCTGCGCCGCACCGCCCAGCGGGTCGACGACCAGATGCTGGGCTATATGCGGGCCCATGCCATCACCGGCCCCTGGGCCGCCGGCGACCGCATCATGGTCTGCGTCAGCGAGGCGCCGAACAGCGAGGCGCTGGTGCGCTACGCCCGGCGCGTGGCCGACCGGCTGGGGGCGCGGTGGGTCGCCGTCTACATCGAAGGATCGCGCCACCATCGTCTCGGCGAGGCCGAGCGCGACCGGATCGCCCGCGCCCTGCTGCTGGCGGAGAAGCTGGGCGGCGAGACCGTGACGATCCCGGCCAACGACATCGTCGCCGAGCTCCTGACCTATGCGCGGCGCAACAACATCACCCAGATCGTCATCGGCAAGTCCGACCGGCCGCGCTGGTTCGAGATGCTGCACGGCTCGGTGGTGCACGAGCTGGTGCGCAAGGCGGGATCGATCTCGGTCCATGTCATGGCGGGGGAGGAGGTCCAGCCCGGCGAGGAGCGGATCCAGACCCGCCCGGCCGATGCCGGCCTGGACCTGCGGCCCTATCTGGTCGCCGCGGTCGGCGTCGCGGCCACCACCGCGGCCGCCCATCTGGTCGCCTTCGTCGCCACCACCAACAGCATCGCGCTGGTGTTCCTGATCCCGGTGCTGTTCTGCGCCGCGCGCTACGGGCTGGGGCCGTCGATCTTCGCCTCGCTGCTGAGCGTGCTGGCGGTCAACTTCTTCTTCCTGGCGCCGCTGTACAGCCTGGTCATCGCCGATCCGTCGAACGTCACCACGCTGGTGTTCTTCCTGGTCGTCGCGGTCGTCACCTCGAACCTGCAGAGCCGGGCGCGGCTGCAGGCCCGGGCGGCCGCCGCGCGGGCCCGGGCGACGGCGGAGCTCTACGGGTTCAGCCGCAAGCTGGCGGCGATCGCCTCGGCCGACGACCTGCTCTGGGCCGCCGCCTACCAGATCGCGGCGATGCTGAAGCTGCGCGTGGTGATCCTGATGCCGCAGGACGGCTCGCTGCAGGTGGTGGCGGGCTATCCGCCGGAGGACCGGATCGACGAGCCCGAGCGGGCGGCGGCGCAGTGGAGCTGGGCCAACGACCGGCCGGCGGGGCGAGGGGCGGACACGCTGCCCGGCGGCAAATGGCTGTTCCTGCCCTGGCGCACCGCCTCGGCCCAGATCGGCGTGATCGGCATCGACCGCGACCAGCCGGGGCCGCTGCTCAGCCCCGACGACCAGCGCCTCCTGGATTCGCTGATGGACCAGGCGGCGGTGGCGATCGAGCGGGTGCGCCTGGCCAAGGATGTCGACGAGGTCCGGGTGGTGGCGGAGACGGAGCGGCTGCGCGCCGCCCTCCTGACCTCGATCAGCCACGACCTGCGCACGCCGCTGGCCTCGATTATCGGCGGCATCTCCAGCCTGCGCCGCTACGACGCGACGCTGGATCCGGCGGCCCGGACCGAGCTGATGGAGACGGTGGAGGACGAGGCCGAGCGGCTGAACCGCTTCGTCGGCAACCTCTTGGACATGACCCGGCTCGAATCCGGCGTGCTGCAGCCGAAGCTGGAGGCGACCGAGGTGGCCGACGTGGTCGGCGCGGCGGCGGAGCGCAGCCGCGCCCTGGTCGCCCGGCACCGGCTGGTGCTCGACGTCGCGCCCGGCCTGCCGCTGTACCTGCTGGACCCGATCCTCCTGGAGCAGGTGCTGGTCAACCTGATCGACAACGCCGCCAAATACGCCCCCGCCGGCACCACCGTCACCGTCTCGGCGCGGGACGAGAAGGGGCTGGCGATCCGGGTGCTGGACGAGGGCGACGGCATCCCGGAGGACAAGCTGGAGGCGATCTTCGACAAGTTCCACCGCATCCAGCAGGGCGACAGCGCCCAGGCGGGGACCGGGTTGGGCCTGGCCATCTGCCGCGGCTTCGTCGAGACCATGGGCGGGCGGATCACGGCCGGCAACCGCGGCGACCGGCGTGGCGCCGTCTTCACCGTCACCTTCCCGCCGGACCTGGCGGCGCCGGCCCTGCCCGGCACCTCGATGGGGGTGTGA
- a CDS encoding zinc-binding dehydrogenase codes for MARRRGATVIALASTPQKAAFAVARGADHGLTYEGDWVSAVRQLSGGGVDIAYDSVGTTLADSLAALRPRGTVVAYGTAGGDPPAIDPRPLMEQSKAVVGGDLWDHLDSRDGRLARAGALFAALRAGEIALPEIELFPLSRGADAHRRLESRGVTGKIVLVPDGAG; via the coding sequence ATGGCCAGGCGGCGCGGCGCCACCGTCATCGCCCTCGCCTCGACGCCGCAGAAGGCGGCGTTCGCCGTGGCGCGGGGCGCGGATCACGGCCTGACCTATGAGGGGGATTGGGTTTCGGCGGTGCGGCAGCTCAGCGGCGGCGGGGTCGACATCGCCTATGATTCCGTCGGCACGACGCTGGCGGACAGCCTGGCCGCCCTTCGGCCGCGCGGCACGGTGGTCGCCTACGGCACTGCGGGCGGCGACCCGCCGGCGATCGATCCGCGGCCGCTGATGGAGCAGTCGAAGGCGGTGGTCGGCGGCGACCTGTGGGACCATCTCGACAGCCGCGACGGCCGGCTGGCCCGCGCCGGGGCGCTGTTCGCCGCGCTGCGGGCGGGCGAGATCGCCCTGCCGGAGATCGAGCTGTTCCCGCTGTCGCGCGGCGCCGACGCGCATCGCCGGCTGGAAAGCCGCGGCGTCACCGGCAAGATCGTGCTGGTCCCGGACGGGGCGGGCTGA